Within the Aspergillus luchuensis IFO 4308 DNA, chromosome 5, nearly complete sequence genome, the region GCGCAAATGAAGAACCCTTGTAGCCTGAGTGCAGCCCCCAATTGGCTTATAGTCTGGTTCAGAAGCGATGCAAATGTGTCGATCGACTTAATAAAGCGATCTCCGACGTCTCTAGTGTACAAGTGGCCATGTGCGGTCACAAAAGCGCTTACTAGTGGCAGACGACCGAGTGCTCGGGGACCTCTCAGGAATGgattgaagaggagaaaaataCTCTCCCGTGTGCCCGCGAACGGCTGAACACTGACCAGAGATCTCGTATAATAAAACAATTGCTGGATGATATCCGGTCGGGCCAAAACCGCCAGATGATGCTGGATTCTGCCCACACTCGGGTTCCGGTCTGCAGCCTGGTTGTACCAGTATCGTGCCACGCCCGCCCAGGATTCACGTTCGCGAAGGTCGGATTCCTCCACGGCCATCCGGTAGCGCGAGAGATCTCCCAGACACTCAATCCAGGTATCTTGATAGGCGGGCACCGATTCGAGCATCAGTGTGAGCATGGAATAAGCGTAGTAGATGAAGGCTAGCATGTGCTCCAAGGATTCAGGAAGCCGATGGCGCAGCAACTCCAGCAACGAATGGATTCCGTGGCGCCATAGTCGTGCAGGCATGGCATATTTCTCCGCTAGGCGTTTGAGCACAGGGCTCGCGACAGGATGTTGGGAgcaaaggaagaaatcgTGATACTCTTGCAGTATAGTTCCGTGGGTTCCAACCAAGCTTTGATATTGAGCGTGCGTCATCGTGGGCAATTCTTGGGCCTGCTTGTGCAACACCTCGCATCTATTTTCCGCCAGCATCAACCCGGCATAGATCCCTCGAACATCCTGAATCAGTCTTTCTTCTGTGCAATAATCAGTTTCTACTAGCTGAAGTATAAGCCCATTTGATGCTGATGTACCTCCGGATGTCCCCGTGACCGCGCCGGCGGGACTATGAGCATTGCTCAATTGTCTCGCGGACTCTTGGCCATAGCTCAGATCTTCCGCAGACTCCCGTGACACTTCGGAGAGGGAGGCCATCTCGTCTGGATTGGCGCTTGGGTTCATTGGCGGACGGCCGGCATTCATAATGGGACTGGAGCGAAATGCTTGCGAATGAAGCGGGGATGAGCCGCCATTACTTTCGCCTATGTCGTCCGCCGTGGGGGCGGCATCTCTAGGAAGGCGGGAATTGCTGTCAGCCGGACTAGCCTGCCCCATTCGACTTTCAGCTACTGCGCGGCTTGATGAGCGGACTAACTCGGTGTCAGACCGCCTCCATTGCTCCTGCCATGCTTGACGACACCCGTTTGGCACGTTGGAGGAAGCAAGGTCGGCCGCTTGCTCACTCACGCCATCCGAGGCAAAATCATCCGGGATGGCGCCCCCTGAGTCGCCTCTCTTGTGCGAAAATGAGGCACTGGCAGAGTGAAGCGCTCGATTGGTAGTAGAGGATCCGGCAGGGGAGCCAGCATCCGACACCAACGGTGGTAGTGGCTTCCTATATGGACTGTTAAAAACACCGCAGATGGTAGTTACCCGACGATAATTTGATAGACCaaaaaaggagaagataCAATATCATAGCGCGATACATGGACAAGCATTCTGGAATTGGTTCAATAGCCCGGTGtgttggggggggggaggggatacTACTCACttggggtgggaggaagaatTCGGATGGGTGTCCGGGTTGACGGGCTCTAGTAGGGCtgttgcagaagaagctcgatCATGATATGAAACCAGTAGGGAGTCCTGGCCAGCATTTCCGTCACTCATCGTATTGGCTACCGTAGGGTTATGTAACACGTCATCTGATCCGTATCAGCGAGCCGTCCAACACCAAGTATTGATAAGACGATCAgtccgatgatggtggagctAATGCGACAGGTGAAGGATGgtgtggtggcggtggtagtGGCGGTGATAATAGAACAGTAGTGGTCCTGGGGCAGAAGGGCTGCAgagacgagaaggaaagaggaagttTGAACAAAAGAGGAGCGGGTGAATGTGCGCAAGTAGGGAAAAAGactaatatatagtaatcgTGGCGCAAGTGAAGTGATGTTGGCGATGACGGAGGAAGCCGAAAGGAAAACAGAACGAGAGACGGGGGCAGTGGTTTGAGAGTAATAGATCGGATCAGATCTACAATGACATCAAGGCCTATGTGACAAGGAAAATTGGGAAACCTTGAACAGCACAGCGAATCACAGGGAGATAGTAGATCGAGAGAGCaagcgaagagaaggaggaataatagtagtagtagtgatggtggtagtggtagtggtcgCAGTAGCAGAGGGCTTTTAAGTAGAAGAATAGTAGACATgggcaggagaaggaggtaAATAAACGACAGTCATAATAATATAGGGAACTGACGATAATAATCAAATAATAATGGTAATACTGACCTGGACACGTTGGAGGGACACGGCGGGATTATTTAAGAGGCAGATGACATTTAGGTTCTTTAGGCAACTAAAGTCATCTCTGCCTAGGAATCAGAGTGAGCAAACCGGTTAGGAAAATTGCGCACGAACACCGAAAGGAACGATTGATAGTCCAACCCACCTCGGCGTGATAGTAGGAAGGCTAATTTTCCCTTGAAGAATGGATAGATCGAGAAGGTCAAATCGCGGAGACAAAAAGCGActaagaagaaggcggagaagaagaagagcgaacagcagcaaccaacGCAGCCAGCCAGTTTCCAGcaagcggcggcagcaggagcagcagcaacagcggtAGCAGTACATTAGTTACTTACCGtagggggaaaagggaaaagggaaaaggaaaggaaaagtagttagttagtcttcttcatcctcttctcttcctttcttttctgtcaACCTTTctctgtttttttatttattttttctctttatttTTGAATTCCTTTTTGGTTGTTCTACTAATGAAAACTAATTTTCACTTCcattacttacttacttacttattaCTACTGTACGACTGACTTAACTTTTTTTGACTCTTACCGGTGAtacttggatggatggtattGATACCAGGAAGAGAGGGGCTGGCTGGTctttggctggctggaaCTGGCTTGACTGGCCCTTTCATAATCACCATAAAACGGTTTCACCGCGGTAATTTTCCGGTATTGGGGTAAGGATGACTTGGCGGCTATGGCTGCCTGTAATTACCAGAATCACCACGAAAGTGACCAAACTCGGGTAAGGATACGGATGGGGGTTGGTAAGCCGCAGTTTTCGGTAGCCTGACGATTTGCGGGCAGTTGCCTCGTCGACTTTGTCCCACTCGCTGTTCTCCCTCCAGTTTCTCTCAAGGGATCAACCTGGTAATTGCTCTGGGATGATCATCTGGTGAACTTTGAAGATCGGTCCCGATCAGTCCTTTGCCTATATCATTTCCTTCTCACATTTCTCTTCTGCTgtcccctctctctttcccccccaaactCCGAATAGAACCGCATCGTGGCGAGGTTTTGTTTCTCGGTCCCCGGCCTTGTGTGGCGCCGCTTTGCTACCACTATACTACTAAGAAAAGACGGCTccgtactacttactaactaTTGCTCCTGCCTCAATTCTATCTGCCTGTGATCACGGCTTCCAAAGACACTTCGGCAAGCTCACTTTGGATGGTTCAAAAGTTAATGGTCTGTGTCTCGACGGTTTGCTAGCAATAGCCGATcgacttcccctcccctcgaGCGCCACATCCTTCCAGGCAGGGTAAATTGGATATCATAGTATGCTACCGACTCGGTTACCACCAAAGCTGCCCACGCTCCGGATCTCCCTTCTTAtgccttctttccttgttcCTTCccactctctttctctttcccaccccccctgGTCCCCTAAATCTCCACGAGGGTCGTGGCAAACTTATCTGTCACCCCCTGTTTCAATAGTCTCTAATTACCATCTATCTTATGACGGTCCTCCCGCAAGAATTCGAGGAGTTGGCAGACAAACCAAAACAAACTTTAGCTGAATTGGCGATGTTGATGCTAGGATGATTTGGGGAGGACCACATTTACCGGAGCTCCTTGCATGCAGCAGCCTGTGGGCATACTTGACTCGACCCTCATCGCCACTAAAACCAACAAGCTTAATTCCAGGAATGAGGATGCTGTTGCCCTTGCTTTATAAGGTGTGTCCCCCTCCCTTGACGAATCCACAGTTTCTCGAATTCGCGCCCACGCGGTGCTATTCGATCTTCACCGAGACAACGgatgctactgctgctggtcgcCTGAGCGGCGTTTAACCTCCGACCTGTTTGATTTGCCGCACCAAGGCTGCGGTTGACAGCGTCGAACCACAACCCTGTTGGGAACCACTCTTAAGGGAGTCGCTGCCTGATCTGATCATGAGCAAAAATGTCCGTGTTTTGCCATAGCCACAaaaccccctccccgccaacAATGGATTCTACAAGCCTTGGCCTATAGGGGTCAGAAAATGACAAACCGGCAAAGGCCGGTTTTCATTCCCGGTTGTTTCCCCTCTTCACCGGGTACGTACTGAGCAGACTAAATAATCGGGATTGCCCTTGCATGGACACCGCTACTCTGGTTCGGCTTCGAAACCTACATAGAGTTGGTGACACTTTGCAACAGTACAGCAACGCACTGTTTGCCTCTTGGACAGGAGCACATTTATGTAGGTCAGTTGTTATCAAGTAAGTGCACGAGCACGGCTACCGGCCGACTCCAAGTGCTGCCGAACCGCTTCATACCGACGGTAGCTAGTCAATAGTAGAAAAAACATGTCTCATGTGGGGACCGAATCGCGATCAGCGCGCCACGTTCAACGTCGGAAAGGCTTGAGCTTGAGAGATGGCCAGGTGTGATTCAGGGCTTGATCGACCTGCCGCCCCAGTGAGGCTGGTAGTTTATCAGCTAGTGGTGTGGATCAGTCGTATAAGAGTGGGACGGTCTGCCTTTAACCTCGAGGTGGTGTTGCTATACATATGGCCTCATATCTGTCAACACCCCCAATCCTAACTAGAGCAATCGGCGTACGATTGAATATTTGTCAGTGCTGTCTCCCTTGGACAAAGCCCAAGATTGCATTGACAGGCACCTCTAGCTTGTCGTGATACATATGTCTGACATAAgacaggcagacagacagacacacTTACTACTAAATGAGCCAGGTACTGCAGATACCAGTGCCTAAAAGTAAGGACATTATGACAGGCCCGTCTTTCGATCGTTTGGGCGCTGCCCGCCTGACCGATATTGGGCCCAAGGGGGCCGTGCAGACACAGCCAGTTCAGTCTGTACGGATTTCGCAGCGTTCCCACAAGCCTTCTGAGATCACACGCCTACCTATATCCGACGTTCCATGGTAGTACACCCCCTCTAACTTGCCACCCGGCGTGGAATGACCTGTCATTGCAAGGCTATCGTTTAAGAATCACTGGTACCGCATGTCGACTGGCAGGTACTATTGGGGCGGATACTTTCTTCCAGGTTTCACGGCGTGGTGATGCTCCAAAAGTGTGAACCAAACTCTCTGCGCGCTGGAtgggtggaggaagagtcgGATAGCATCCCTTTTCGCAGGTATATATTTGGGTACTATGAGCCTACAACGGGCTGGAAATAAGCGATCTACCGTTCACGCATCGATACGAACCAGATCCGTACAATTGGTGACTACAATTGGTAATGACACAAGACGCCCTAGGAAAAACCAGCAGAATACAAAGGCGAAGATACTGCTAGTGCGGCTCAATGCTTACGAATACGGGCTTGTCAAGGCCAAGTTGACAAGCGAAAGGAGGACTCCGAAGCTAGTCATTGAACCACATAACATATTGTTTTCACTGCCTA harbors:
- a CDS encoding uncharacterized protein (COG:S;~EggNog:ENOG410PHB6;~InterPro:IPR018834,IPR011990;~go_function: GO:0005515 - protein binding [Evidence IEA]), translating into MSDGNAGQDSLLVSYHDRASSATALLEPVNPDTHPNSSSHPKKPLPPLVSDAGSPAGSSTTNRALHSASASFSHKRGDSGGAIPDDFASDGVSEQAADLASSNVPNGCRQAWQEQWRRSDTELVRSSSRAVAESRMGQASPADSNSRLPRDAAPTADDIGESNGGSSPLHSQAFRSSPIMNAGRPPMNPSANPDEMASLSEVSRESAEDLSYGQESARQLSNAHSPAGAVTGTSGEERLIQDVRGIYAGLMLAENRCEVLHKQAQELPTMTHAQYQSLVGTHGTILQEYHDFFLCSQHPVASPVLKRLAEKYAMPARLWRHGIHSLLELLRHRLPESLEHMLAFIYYAYSMLTLMLESVPAYQDTWIECLGDLSRYRMAVEESDLRERESWAGVARYWYNQAADRNPSVGRIQHHLAVLARPDIIQQLFYYTRSLVSVQPFAGTRESIFLLFNPFLRGPRALGRLPLVSAFVTAHGHLYTRDVGDRFIKSIDTFASLLNQTISQLGAALRLQGFFICACNISAMLEYGSPDAYLGLEFQEAEQSQVESLEEVYDSAANAWIPVNDLEAVQAEFLASRDSPNPSPLLFYGSYLAYHTLSVMLEQVNQVPDRNIYAACHVSLAFLWCLSLTPRGMNRLEVAVPWRKLVSFLNTLFRSYIRPEIAEREDFPVSEETTWVAEDFLIRGQIWSQRLYPASFFDNAPTAGEGRNIEPPSRDITRMYRCIWLGIRLAKFGRWITYDPNERKFSATPFALELETIAEEHNPFSTPSEASQDSAGNDARET